A single Desulfurellaceae bacterium DNA region contains:
- a CDS encoding TIGR03619 family F420-dependent LLM class oxidoreductase — protein MPELTFGTTLGSFGAGLVSGSVLCDWAEEIERLGFDVLLYRDHVLWHSPVLDPFTALGAFAARTRRIQLGTGVLLLPLRNPTLVAKAIATLDHFSNGRALLGVGLGGEFQPEYAACGIPLRERGRRANEALEAITALWTRTPAGFSGRFFQLDGAVMQPQPLQQPRPPIWVGGRSEAALARAGRYGDSWFAYFVTPERFRTSFDIALAHWHKRDTPKTGFSGGIVLYFCLAPSYEQAKHEAIRYLSTEYNQDFAHLAAKYCALGSVAECLATIERYVEAGVTHLNLIPLCPPPAVMDQLRRLSAGLLTRFRSQKAQED, from the coding sequence ATGCCTGAGCTGACCTTTGGGACGACCCTGGGATCGTTTGGCGCCGGGCTGGTGTCCGGATCGGTCCTGTGTGACTGGGCCGAGGAAATCGAGCGGCTGGGCTTTGATGTGCTGCTCTACCGCGACCATGTGTTGTGGCACAGCCCGGTGCTTGACCCGTTTACCGCCCTGGGCGCCTTTGCCGCCCGCACCAGGCGCATCCAACTCGGCACCGGCGTCCTGCTGCTACCGCTGCGCAACCCGACCCTGGTGGCCAAGGCCATCGCCACGCTCGACCACTTCTCGAACGGGCGGGCGCTGCTCGGGGTTGGCCTGGGCGGAGAGTTTCAGCCCGAGTATGCGGCCTGCGGTATTCCGCTGCGTGAACGGGGCAGACGTGCCAACGAGGCGCTCGAAGCCATCACCGCCCTGTGGACCAGGACACCGGCCGGCTTCAGCGGCCGCTTCTTTCAACTGGACGGGGCAGTCATGCAGCCGCAGCCGCTCCAGCAGCCACGCCCGCCTATCTGGGTTGGCGGGCGCTCGGAGGCGGCCCTGGCCCGGGCGGGTCGCTACGGCGACAGCTGGTTTGCCTATTTTGTTACCCCAGAGCGGTTTCGGACCAGCTTCGACATCGCCTTGGCTCACTGGCACAAACGCGACACGCCCAAAACCGGCTTCAGCGGCGGCATTGTGCTGTATTTCTGCCTGGCGCCGAGCTACGAGCAGGCCAAACACGAGGCCATTCGCTACCTGTCAACCGAGTACAACCAGGACTTCGCCCATCTGGCCGCCAAGTACTGCGCGCTGGGCTCGGTTGCCGAGTGTCTGGCGACCATCGAACGCTATGTCGAAGCCGGGGTGACCCACCTCAACCTGATTCCGCTGTGCCCCCCGCCGGCGGTCATGGACCAGCTCCGCCGGCTCAGTGCAGGGCTGCTGACCCGATTTCGGTCACAAAAAGCACAAGAAGATTGA